A part of Acipenser ruthenus chromosome 12, fAciRut3.2 maternal haplotype, whole genome shotgun sequence genomic DNA contains:
- the LOC117417047 gene encoding arf-GAP domain and FG repeat-containing protein 1-like isoform X5 has protein sequence MTTFTQQEIEFLQKHGNELCKQIWLGLYDDRSSSIPDFREPQKVKEFLQEKYEKKRWYVPAEQARVVASVHASVSGSSASSTSSTPEVRPLKSLLGETVPALHLNRSTPGQSPVVSRVQAQQPQHFQQDKKQFDLLSDLGGDIFAAPAPAPAPTSQSTGSANFANFANFNSHTAQNNANADFANFDAFGNSSASGNFGGFPTATQLPFQPPNTAFRTLSSSCSFGEFTTAFPLHAAHRASGPVSNASSAPSVTAVSTSSQPSSVGGDKYAALAELDSVFSTPAPTSNVYNAPSSVSSSVFGPVTGASQTQSQSVISSIPAGFGAATSTNPFMAPSAVPPASAPTNPFQSNGRAAAAAAGLLGALHSQAFQQAHFASFGTGSLSMPAGFGATTAYNLPTSFSGTFQQPPFPGQAAFPQPPAYPQQPNGAGFGAFGQAKPVVTPFGQVMAAPGMSSNPFMAGALPGQYPSGSSSTNPFL, from the exons CTGTGCAAACAGATTTGGTTGGGATTGTATGATGACAGATCTTCTAGCATTCCTGACTTCAGAGAACCACAGAAAGTGAAAGAATTCCTTCAAGAAAAATATGAAAAGAAACGATG GTATGTCCCTGCAGAACAAGCGAGGGTTGTCGCGTCGGTTCATGCTTCCGTGTCGGGCTCCTCCGCCAGCAGCACGAGCAGCACCCCTGAAGTCAGACCGCTGAAGTCGCTTCTTGGAGAGACTGTACCGgcactgcacttaaacagaagcACACCAGGCCAA TCCCCGGTGGTTAGTCGTGTACAAGCGCAGCAACCGCAACATTTCCAACAAGACAAGAAGCAGTTTGATCTCCTCAGTGATCTGGGAGGTGATATCTTTGCAGCTCCTGCTCCAGCCCCAGCTCCAACCTCTCAGTCTACAGGCTCTGCAAACTTTGCAAACTTCGCAAATTTCAACAGTCATACAG CTCAGAATAATGCAAATGCAGACTTTGCAAACTTTGATGCATTTGGAAATTCTAGTGCATCGGGTAATTTTGGAGGTTTCCCCACAGCGACTCAGCTGCCGTTCCAGCCCCCGAATACAG CGTTCAGAACGCTTTCATCCAGCTGCAGTTTTGGTGAATTTACTACAGCTTTCCCTCTTCATGCTGCGCACA GGGCGAGTGGACCGGTGAGCAACGCTAGTTCTGCTCCATCTGTGACAGCTGTGTCCACTTCAAGTCAGCCTTCATCTGTAGGAGGAGACAAATATGCTGCATTGGCAGAGTTAGACAGTGTCTTTAGCACCCCAGCACCTACCAGTAATGTCTATAATGCACCCAGCAGTGTTAGCAG CAGCGTTTTCGGACCAGTAACTGGTGCAAGTCAAACACAGTCACAGTCAGTGATATCCAGCATCCCTGCAGGGTTTGGAG CCGCCACATCAACAAATCCTTTCATGGCACCGAGTGCTGTTCCTCCAGCATCTGCTCCAACCAATCCGTTTCAGTCTAATGGGAGAGCTGCAGCGGCAGCAGCAG GCCTTTTAGGAGCACTGCACAGCCAAGCTTTTCAACAGGCTCACTTTG CTAGTTTTGGCACTGGCTCTTTGAGCATGCCAGCAGGGTTCGGCGCAACAACTGCCTATAATCTTCCAACCAGCTTTAGTGGTACGTTTCAGCAGCCGCCATTCCCTGGCCAGGCAGCCTTCCCACAGCCACCAGCCTACCCACAGCAGCCCAATG GTGCCGGGTTTGGAGCTTTTGGGCAAGCAAAGCCTGTTGTAACCCCATTTGGCCAGGTGATGGCAGCACCAGGAATGTCTAGCAATCCATTCATG gCTGGAGCTCTGCCAGGACAGTACCCATCTGGAAGCTCTTCTACCAATCCCTTCTTGTAG